Proteins encoded together in one Gammaproteobacteria bacterium window:
- the gspI gene encoding type II secretion system minor pseudopilin GspI translates to MKRARGFTLLEVLIALAVLALGMLAVIGTAGSSSRLGAHLRDKTFAGWVGMNELTMLRVAQSWPSDDSLNGDADMGGQKWHWKATMTKTADPDLLRVDIDVSLPDSDEVITTVTGFMGRPLQRG, encoded by the coding sequence ATGAAGCGCGCGCGCGGCTTCACGCTGCTCGAGGTGCTGATCGCGCTCGCGGTGCTGGCGCTCGGCATGCTGGCGGTGATCGGCACCGCCGGCTCCAGTTCGCGCCTGGGCGCGCACCTGCGGGACAAGACCTTCGCCGGCTGGGTGGGCATGAACGAGCTCACCATGCTGCGGGTGGCCCAGAGCTGGCCCAGCGACGACTCGCTGAACGGCGACGCCGACATGGGCGGCCAGAAGTGGCACTGGAAGGCCACCATGACCAAGACCGCGGATCCGGATCTCCTGCGGGTGGACATCGACGTGAGCCTGCCCGACAGCGACGAGGTCATCACCACCGTCACCGGCTTCATGGGCCGGCCGCTGCAGCGAGGTTGA
- the fabF gene encoding beta-ketoacyl-ACP synthase II, with the protein MSKRRVVVTGMGIISPVGNSIEESWANILAGKSGVGQVTHFDVTNYPTKIAAEVKNFDPAQYITPKDIKKMDPFVHYGIAASVQAFKDSGIQVTPENAARIGVAVGAGIGGLTNIEKAHSSIIDNNGPKRVSPFFVPSSIINMISGHLSIMYGLKGPNYAVVTACTTANHNIGLAMRNIQYGEADVMVAGGAEMAVTPLGLGGFCAARALSERNDAPEKASRPWDKDRDGFVLGEGAGVLVLEEYEHAKKRGAKIYCELIGFGMSGDAYHMTSPPDDGEGARLCMTNSLNDAGIKPEQVDYINAHGTSTPVGDKGETIAIKRAFGDYAKKVAISSTKSMTGHLLGAAGGVEAVFSILAMRDQVAPPTINLENPDPECDLDYVPNKARKMKIDVVLSNSFGFGGTNGTLVFRRI; encoded by the coding sequence GTGAGCAAGCGTCGGGTCGTCGTCACCGGCATGGGGATAATCTCCCCGGTCGGCAACAGCATCGAGGAATCCTGGGCCAACATCCTCGCCGGCAAGAGCGGCGTAGGGCAGGTGACCCATTTCGACGTCACCAACTACCCGACCAAGATCGCGGCCGAGGTTAAGAACTTCGACCCGGCCCAGTACATCACGCCGAAGGACATCAAGAAGATGGATCCCTTCGTGCACTACGGCATCGCGGCGTCGGTGCAGGCCTTCAAGGACTCCGGCATCCAGGTGACCCCGGAGAACGCGGCGCGCATCGGCGTCGCCGTGGGTGCAGGTATCGGCGGCCTCACCAACATCGAGAAGGCCCATTCCTCCATCATCGACAACAATGGCCCGAAGCGCGTGTCGCCGTTCTTCGTGCCCTCCAGCATCATCAACATGATCTCAGGGCATCTGTCGATCATGTACGGCCTCAAGGGCCCGAACTACGCCGTGGTCACGGCCTGCACCACCGCCAACCACAACATCGGCCTGGCGATGCGCAACATCCAGTACGGCGAGGCCGACGTGATGGTGGCGGGCGGCGCCGAGATGGCGGTGACGCCGCTCGGCCTCGGCGGCTTCTGCGCCGCGCGCGCCCTCTCGGAGCGCAACGATGCGCCGGAGAAGGCCAGCCGTCCCTGGGACAAGGACCGCGACGGCTTCGTGCTGGGCGAGGGCGCCGGGGTGCTGGTGCTGGAGGAGTACGAGCACGCGAAGAAGCGCGGCGCCAAGATCTATTGCGAGCTCATCGGCTTCGGCATGAGCGGCGACGCCTACCACATGACTTCCCCGCCGGACGACGGCGAGGGCGCGCGCCTGTGCATGACGAACTCGCTGAACGATGCCGGCATCAAGCCGGAGCAGGTGGACTACATCAACGCCCACGGGACCTCCACACCGGTGGGCGACAAGGGCGAGACCATCGCCATCAAGCGTGCTTTCGGCGACTACGCGAAGAAGGTCGCCATCAGCTCCACCAAGTCCATGACGGGGCACCTGCTGGGCGCCGCCGGCGGCGTGGAAGCGGTGTTCAGCATCCTGGCGATGCGCGACCAGGTGGCACCGCCCACCATCAACCTGGAGAATCCGGACCCCGAGTGCGATCTCGACTACGTGCCGAACAAGGCGCGCAAGATGAAGATCGACGTGGTGCTGTCCAACTCCTTCGGGTTCGGCGGCACCAACGGCACGCTGGTGTTCCGCCGCATCTGA
- the rrtA gene encoding rhombosortase: MPPVSQRILGLARRHWPLLALLLPCLLLALGGEPVRVALRYERAAILHGEAWRLFTGNFVHLGLGHLLEDMAGLLLLWLLFEDALPGWRTPAVVCAGALAVGLGLLAGDPQVDWYVGISGALDTLWAAGSLGLIRRRDRFGWVLAALLVAKLAYEQCFGALPFSSVSTGGAVIVDAHLYGAFAGALIGFGGGLPWHRIMRGPKRSGDGA, encoded by the coding sequence ATGCCCCCGGTGTCCCAACGCATCCTCGGCCTCGCGCGGCGTCACTGGCCGCTGCTCGCGCTGCTGCTGCCGTGCCTGCTCCTTGCGCTGGGCGGCGAACCCGTGCGCGTGGCCCTGCGCTACGAGCGCGCCGCCATCCTGCACGGGGAAGCGTGGCGGCTCTTCACCGGAAACTTCGTGCACCTCGGCTTGGGGCATCTGCTCGAGGACATGGCGGGCCTCCTGCTGCTGTGGCTCCTGTTCGAGGATGCGCTGCCGGGCTGGCGGACGCCGGCAGTGGTCTGCGCCGGTGCGCTGGCCGTAGGCCTCGGCCTGCTGGCGGGCGACCCGCAGGTGGACTGGTATGTGGGCATCTCCGGTGCCCTCGACACCCTGTGGGCCGCCGGCAGCCTCGGGCTGATCCGGCGCCGCGACCGCTTCGGCTGGGTGCTGGCGGCACTGCTGGTGGCGAAGCTCGCCTACGAACAGTGTTTCGGCGCGCTGCCGTTCTCCAGCGTGTCCACCGGCGGCGCCGTGATCGTGGACGCACACCTCTACGGCGCCTTCGCCGGCGCGCTCATCGGCTTTGGCGGCGGCCTGCCATGGCACCGTATAATGCGCGGTCCTAAACGGAGTGGAGACGGAGCATGA
- a CDS encoding type II secretion system protein M, whose product MKQFAEFKAWYLSLQQREQRILMVGAAFLVGMFVYLALLHPYFASRARLTADIASRQAELAEMQPMAARLQSLRGQQPSGIPAGQSLLAVVSRSANDSGFGAAVKQAQTNPDGSVRVQMQAVGFDSVIRWIGTLRRQYGISVRDMTAQRASGTGTVDTTLTLTAGS is encoded by the coding sequence ATGAAGCAGTTCGCCGAGTTCAAGGCCTGGTACCTGTCCCTGCAGCAGCGCGAACAGCGCATATTGATGGTGGGTGCTGCGTTCCTGGTGGGGATGTTCGTCTACCTTGCCTTGCTGCATCCCTACTTCGCGAGCCGCGCGCGGCTCACGGCGGACATCGCCTCGCGCCAGGCCGAGCTCGCCGAGATGCAGCCCATGGCGGCGCGGCTGCAGTCCCTGCGCGGGCAGCAGCCCTCCGGCATCCCCGCCGGTCAGTCGCTGCTCGCGGTGGTGAGCCGCAGCGCCAACGATTCCGGCTTCGGTGCCGCCGTGAAGCAGGCCCAGACCAACCCCGATGGCTCCGTGCGCGTGCAGATGCAGGCGGTAGGCTTCGACAGCGTGATCCGCTGGATCGGCACCCTGCGCCGCCAGTACGGCATCTCCGTTCGCGACATGACCGCGCAACGCGCGAGCGGCACCGGCACGGTGGACACCACCCTCACCCTGACCGCTGGTTCATGA
- the fabG gene encoding 3-oxoacyl-ACP reductase FabG codes for MLNQDIALVTGATRGIGKAIAVALGKAGATVVGTATKPEGAQQISGYLKAEGIKGKGVVLDVSDSAQVDGTLKALVAEFGDPTVLVNNAGITRDTLLLRMKEEDWNAVLDTDLTSVFRLSKACLRGMMKARRGRIISIASVVGASGNPGQANYCAAKAGIMGFTRSLAQEVGSRNVTVNTVAPGFIDTDMTRALTDEQRAALMQKIPLERLGAPEDIAATVLFLASPGASYITGETIHVNGGMYMA; via the coding sequence ATGCTGAACCAGGACATCGCCCTCGTCACCGGCGCCACCCGCGGCATCGGCAAGGCCATCGCGGTCGCGCTCGGCAAGGCCGGCGCCACCGTGGTGGGTACCGCCACCAAGCCCGAGGGCGCTCAGCAGATCAGCGGCTACCTCAAGGCCGAGGGCATCAAGGGCAAGGGCGTGGTGCTCGACGTCTCGGATTCCGCCCAGGTGGACGGGACGCTCAAGGCGCTGGTGGCTGAGTTCGGCGATCCCACGGTGCTCGTGAACAACGCCGGCATCACCCGCGACACGCTGCTCCTGCGCATGAAGGAGGAGGACTGGAACGCGGTGCTCGACACCGACCTCACCTCGGTGTTCCGCCTGTCCAAGGCCTGCCTGCGAGGCATGATGAAGGCGCGGCGTGGCCGCATCATCAGCATCGCCTCGGTGGTGGGCGCATCCGGCAACCCTGGCCAGGCCAACTATTGTGCCGCCAAGGCCGGCATCATGGGCTTCACACGCTCACTGGCCCAGGAAGTGGGTTCGCGCAACGTCACCGTGAACACGGTGGCACCGGGCTTCATCGACACCGACATGACCCGCGCGCTCACCGATGAGCAGCGGGCCGCGCTCATGCAGAAGATCCCGCTGGAGCGCCTCGGCGCGCCGGAGGACATCGCCGCCACGGTGCTGTTCCTCGCCTCGCCGGGCGCAAGCTACATCACCGGTGAGACGATCCACGTCAACGGCGGCATGTATATGGCCTAG
- the gspJ gene encoding type II secretion system minor pseudopilin GspJ produces MDRARGFTLIELLVALSITALIMAIAYGGLGAVTKQSEGNRDTMKRLRQVQLAMDIMARDFAQLEPRPVRDGLGGSVPALVAGPDNVPPIVFTRGGWSNPLGTVRSTQQRVAYSLEDGKLMRSWWPELDGMAQLTPAKQPLLDDVSSIKFQYMDPVSKSFQDVWTATAVRPPTGVKPAGDVLPVAVSITVTLKDLGELTRIVEVASCASNCGP; encoded by the coding sequence GTGGATCGCGCGCGCGGCTTCACGCTGATCGAGTTGCTGGTGGCCTTGAGCATCACCGCGCTGATCATGGCCATCGCCTACGGCGGCCTCGGCGCCGTGACCAAGCAGTCGGAAGGCAACCGCGACACCATGAAGCGCCTGCGCCAGGTGCAACTCGCCATGGACATCATGGCGCGAGACTTCGCTCAGCTCGAGCCGCGCCCGGTGCGCGACGGCCTGGGCGGCAGCGTGCCCGCCTTGGTGGCGGGTCCCGACAATGTGCCGCCCATCGTGTTCACCCGCGGCGGCTGGAGCAACCCGCTCGGCACGGTGCGCAGCACCCAGCAGCGCGTGGCTTACAGCCTGGAGGACGGCAAGCTCATGCGCTCCTGGTGGCCGGAGCTGGACGGCATGGCGCAGCTCACACCCGCCAAGCAGCCGCTGCTGGACGATGTGAGCTCCATCAAGTTCCAGTACATGGACCCCGTCTCCAAGAGCTTCCAGGACGTGTGGACCGCCACTGCCGTGCGTCCGCCCACCGGCGTGAAACCTGCGGGCGACGTGCTGCCGGTCGCCGTCAGCATCACAGTCACGCTCAAGGACCTGGGGGAGCTGACCCGCATAGTGGAGGTGGCGAGCTGTGCCTCGAACTGCGGTCCCTGA
- the gspL gene encoding type II secretion system protein GspL: MAESLYLHLPRAAGPARWLLVDGLGNRIGHVQQGPLEDALPFAKGRRVTVLMPGEQVTLLHVEVPSRNPQKVLQAVPFMLEDKLAEDVESLHFALGARTEAGQLVAVVSRARMQSCLDTLAAAGIAPRQLIPDVCALAPEPGTAAVALDGDAALVRFAEGGGFATDRTLGAPLLKRRASESGGSLTRVALYGTESDIETFDGELGDASLERVKHPNADGALPALAAALRSQRGLDLLQGDFRLQTPLQEHWHTWRVAAILLALCLLLGFAEQITSYVRLRHQATALDSQVAEFYTQATGSPVPEGTDALTAMKSKLGALQGGSSAGSLLALLAALGDSIGGNASIQVTGFNYQGGNLQVQVQAGDIGALDALKGALNQQAGVRADLDSVNAAGSQVTGRLVLSGGGA, translated from the coding sequence ATGGCCGAATCCCTCTACCTGCACCTGCCGCGCGCCGCCGGGCCCGCCCGCTGGCTGCTGGTGGACGGCCTGGGCAACCGCATCGGCCACGTGCAGCAGGGCCCCCTCGAGGATGCCTTGCCGTTCGCCAAGGGCCGGCGTGTCACCGTGCTCATGCCCGGCGAGCAGGTCACGCTGCTGCACGTGGAAGTGCCGAGCCGCAATCCGCAGAAAGTGCTGCAGGCCGTGCCCTTCATGCTCGAGGACAAGCTGGCTGAGGACGTGGAGTCACTGCACTTCGCGCTCGGCGCCCGTACCGAGGCCGGCCAGCTGGTGGCGGTGGTGAGCCGCGCTCGCATGCAATCCTGTCTCGACACGCTCGCCGCGGCCGGCATCGCGCCGCGCCAGCTGATACCGGACGTCTGCGCCCTGGCGCCGGAACCCGGCACTGCCGCCGTCGCGCTGGACGGCGATGCCGCGCTGGTACGCTTCGCCGAGGGCGGCGGCTTCGCCACCGACCGCACGCTGGGCGCGCCGCTGCTCAAGCGCCGCGCCTCGGAGAGCGGCGGTTCCCTCACCCGCGTGGCTCTGTACGGCACCGAATCCGATATAGAGACTTTCGACGGCGAACTGGGCGATGCATCGCTGGAGCGCGTGAAGCACCCGAACGCGGACGGCGCGCTGCCGGCCCTCGCGGCGGCGCTGCGCAGCCAACGCGGGCTCGACCTGCTGCAGGGTGACTTCCGCCTGCAGACGCCGCTGCAGGAGCACTGGCACACGTGGCGCGTCGCGGCGATATTGCTCGCGCTCTGCCTGTTGCTCGGTTTCGCCGAGCAGATCACCTCCTACGTGCGCCTGCGTCACCAGGCGACGGCGCTGGATTCCCAGGTGGCCGAGTTCTACACCCAGGCCACCGGAAGCCCGGTGCCGGAAGGCACCGATGCGCTCACGGCGATGAAGAGCAAGCTCGGAGCGCTGCAGGGCGGCAGTTCCGCCGGCTCCCTGCTGGCGCTGCTGGCCGCCCTCGGCGACTCCATCGGCGGCAACGCCTCCATCCAGGTCACCGGCTTCAACTACCAGGGCGGCAACCTGCAGGTGCAGGTCCAGGCCGGCGACATCGGCGCCCTGGACGCACTCAAGGGCGCACTCAACCAGCAGGCCGGCGTGCGCGCCGACCTGGATTCTGTGAACGCCGCCGGCAGCCAGGTGACCGGACGCCTCGTGCTCAGCGGAGGCGGTGCATGA
- the gspK gene encoding type II secretion system minor pseudopilin GspK produces MSARQRGVALITALVVLAIAAGMSAAMIWQTGLDERRTATLVQGDQAMEYALGAEAWAGQILSRAARKNQGVTALSQDWAQQLPPLPVDGGQIQGRIEDLQGRFNVNNLVNAQGVIQAPVVEQFRRLLQALELDPAIADAAADWMSPGTGASQGGAKDDYYSRLQPAYLTSGVPMSSISEMLLVKGVTPQVYARLAPYLSALPPSLGGGATTVNVNTASGPVLESLDPHITPDVASQVIGERGSVVFNTGNPPQAFTAGNLAPKGIGYDSQYFLVTVDAEIGTTHVTLYSLLLRNGVNVTTVRRTLGTL; encoded by the coding sequence GTGAGCGCACGCCAACGCGGCGTCGCGCTCATCACCGCGCTGGTGGTGCTGGCCATCGCCGCCGGCATGTCCGCCGCCATGATCTGGCAGACGGGGCTCGACGAACGGCGCACCGCGACGCTGGTGCAGGGCGACCAGGCCATGGAGTACGCGCTCGGCGCCGAGGCCTGGGCGGGCCAGATCCTCTCGCGCGCCGCGCGCAAGAACCAGGGCGTCACCGCCTTGAGCCAGGACTGGGCGCAGCAGCTGCCGCCGCTGCCGGTGGACGGCGGCCAGATCCAGGGCCGCATCGAGGATCTGCAGGGCCGCTTCAACGTCAACAACCTGGTGAATGCCCAGGGCGTGATCCAGGCGCCGGTGGTGGAGCAGTTCCGCCGCCTCTTGCAGGCGCTCGAACTCGACCCCGCCATCGCCGACGCCGCCGCCGACTGGATGAGCCCCGGCACCGGCGCGAGCCAGGGCGGCGCCAAGGACGACTACTACTCGCGCCTGCAGCCAGCCTACCTCACCTCCGGCGTGCCCATGAGCAGCATCAGCGAGATGCTGCTGGTCAAGGGCGTGACGCCGCAGGTGTATGCCCGGCTCGCGCCCTACCTCTCGGCACTGCCTCCGTCCCTGGGCGGCGGCGCCACGACCGTGAACGTGAACACCGCCTCGGGGCCGGTGCTGGAATCCCTGGACCCGCACATCACACCCGACGTAGCCTCCCAGGTGATCGGCGAGCGTGGCAGCGTGGTGTTCAACACCGGCAACCCGCCTCAGGCGTTCACCGCGGGGAACCTCGCGCCCAAGGGCATCGGCTACGACAGCCAGTACTTCCTGGTGACGGTGGACGCGGAGATTGGCACCACCCACGTCACCCTGTACAGTCTGCTGCTGCGCAACGGCGTCAACGTGACCACCGTGCGCCGAACCCTCGGGACCCTTTGA
- the fabD gene encoding ACP S-malonyltransferase, producing MSFAAVFPGQGSQSLGMLGTLAAERPEVQQTFAEASAALGYDLWALCQQGPEERLNATQQTQPALLAAGVAAWRTWKAAGGADPSAMAGHSLGEYTALVCAGALDFKDAIKLVEFRGQAMQEAVPAGTGAMFVIIGLDDGAVRAACAEAAQSEVVEAVNFNAPGQVVIAGSKAAVERAGELCKAKGAKRALPLPVSAPSHCALMKPAAERLAQKLAALDIKPPRIPVIHNVDVSRHPDADEIRAALKAQLHSPVRWVETVQKLAHDGMAKQVEFGPGKVLAGLGKRIDKAVETHPVYDPSTLQAALAAAGA from the coding sequence ATGAGTTTCGCCGCGGTGTTCCCGGGACAGGGTTCCCAGTCGCTCGGCATGCTGGGCACGCTCGCGGCCGAGCGGCCCGAGGTGCAGCAGACCTTCGCCGAGGCTTCCGCGGCGCTCGGCTACGACCTGTGGGCACTCTGCCAGCAGGGGCCCGAGGAGCGGCTCAACGCCACCCAGCAGACCCAGCCTGCGCTTCTCGCCGCCGGCGTCGCCGCCTGGCGCACGTGGAAGGCCGCGGGCGGCGCCGATCCTTCCGCCATGGCGGGCCATAGCCTGGGTGAGTACACGGCACTGGTCTGTGCGGGCGCTCTCGACTTCAAGGACGCCATCAAGCTCGTGGAGTTCCGCGGACAGGCCATGCAGGAGGCCGTGCCTGCCGGTACCGGCGCCATGTTCGTCATCATCGGCCTGGATGACGGCGCGGTGCGTGCTGCCTGCGCCGAGGCGGCGCAGAGCGAAGTGGTGGAGGCCGTGAACTTCAACGCGCCTGGCCAGGTGGTCATAGCCGGTTCCAAGGCCGCGGTGGAGCGCGCCGGCGAGCTGTGCAAGGCCAAGGGCGCCAAGCGCGCGCTGCCCTTGCCGGTGAGTGCGCCCTCCCACTGCGCGCTGATGAAGCCCGCCGCCGAGCGGCTCGCGCAGAAGCTCGCCGCCCTCGACATCAAGCCGCCGCGCATCCCCGTGATCCACAACGTGGACGTGAGCAGGCATCCCGATGCGGATGAGATCCGTGCGGCGCTCAAGGCGCAGCTCCACAGCCCGGTGCGCTGGGTCGAGACGGTGCAGAAGCTCGCGCACGACGGCATGGCGAAGCAGGTGGAGTTCGGCCCCGGCAAGGTGCTGGCCGGCCTCGGCAAGCGCATCGACAAGGCCGTGGAGACCCACCCCGTGTACGACCCCTCGACGCTGCAGGCCGCCCTGGCCGCGGCAGGAGCCTGA
- the gspG gene encoding type II secretion system major pseudopilin GspG, with translation MQTRKQQSGFTLIEVMVVVVILGILAAVIVPKIMDKPDEARLVKVKADIQQIQSTLEMYRLDNYVYPSTEQGLQALVQKPSANPEPAHWKQYLDQLPVDPWGHPYQYLNPGTHGTAVDIWSNGADGTPGGEGVNGDMGNWNMNGNAANGGH, from the coding sequence ATGCAGACCCGCAAGCAGCAATCCGGTTTCACCCTCATCGAAGTGATGGTGGTGGTGGTCATCCTCGGCATCCTGGCCGCGGTCATCGTCCCCAAGATCATGGACAAGCCCGACGAGGCCCGCCTGGTGAAGGTCAAGGCCGATATCCAGCAGATCCAGTCCACCCTGGAGATGTACCGCCTCGACAACTATGTCTACCCGAGCACCGAGCAGGGCCTGCAAGCGCTGGTGCAGAAGCCCTCGGCCAACCCTGAGCCGGCCCACTGGAAGCAGTACCTGGACCAGCTGCCGGTGGACCCCTGGGGCCACCCCTACCAGTACCTGAACCCGGGCACCCATGGCACTGCGGTGGACATCTGGTCCAACGGCGCCGACGGCACGCCCGGCGGCGAGGGGGTGAACGGCGACATGGGCAACTGGAACATGAACGGGAACGCCGCGAACGGCGGACACTGA
- the acpP gene encoding acyl carrier protein, with protein MSSIEERVKKIVVEQLGVKEDQVSPQASFVDDLGADSLDTVELVMALEEEFECEIPDEEAEKITTVGQAISYIKEHLPNA; from the coding sequence ATGAGCAGCATTGAAGAACGCGTCAAGAAGATCGTCGTCGAACAACTGGGCGTGAAGGAAGACCAGGTCTCCCCGCAGGCCTCCTTCGTGGACGATCTGGGCGCTGACTCGCTGGATACCGTGGAGCTCGTGATGGCGCTCGAGGAAGAGTTCGAGTGCGAGATCCCCGACGAAGAGGCCGAGAAGATCACCACCGTCGGCCAGGCCATCAGCTACATCAAGGAACACCTGCCCAACGCCTGA
- the gspH gene encoding type II secretion system minor pseudopilin GspH — MSPQRTKGFTLLELLVVMVIIAVIASVAVISTGALGRDPPAQKAAHELADLAGLASEQAVMQGRVYGLRIEAHGYSFYTYDGRKWAPLQADNLFYRRDLGDDVTLTLHMDGTTAALAPPPATVEEPAAATSATPAGHEGDTDQTELPQVLLLSSGELLPFEIEVAGVSGAAYTVKGSLTDGITVVEPAADAGKARP, encoded by the coding sequence GTGAGCCCGCAACGGACAAAGGGCTTCACGCTCCTCGAACTCCTGGTGGTGATGGTGATCATCGCGGTGATCGCCAGCGTCGCCGTTATATCCACCGGCGCCCTCGGCCGCGACCCGCCGGCGCAGAAAGCCGCGCATGAACTGGCGGACCTCGCGGGCCTCGCTTCCGAGCAGGCGGTGATGCAGGGTCGTGTGTACGGCCTGCGCATCGAGGCCCACGGCTACTCCTTCTATACCTACGATGGCCGCAAGTGGGCGCCGCTGCAGGCCGATAACCTCTTCTATCGCCGCGACCTTGGCGATGACGTGACGCTCACACTGCACATGGACGGCACCACTGCGGCGTTGGCGCCGCCGCCCGCCACGGTAGAGGAACCGGCTGCCGCCACCAGCGCGACGCCCGCCGGGCATGAAGGTGATACGGACCAGACCGAACTGCCCCAGGTGCTGCTCCTGTCCAGTGGCGAGCTCCTGCCCTTCGAGATCGAGGTGGCCGGTGTCTCCGGCGCGGCATACACCGTCAAGGGCTCCCTCACGGACGGCATCACGGTGGTGGAACCAGCTGCCGACGCCGGCAAGGCCAGGCCATGA
- a CDS encoding aminodeoxychorismate synthase component I, with amino-acid sequence MGAAHISYDVDFLAACRHAPDLFPFLLESAARGGAQGRYDFLFARPDPEMLVLHADGRLTGPHAEEAGGDFLTALDGWWRTERTRAKGAEGSAFRGGFFLYLGYELVGQVEQNLRLTPGRDLPVAFAARAPAALVRDHLAGTVNWVAEPGSEALLERLAVILGQGPVPETAVLAGGLAEEEPGRYLDQVTRARRYIYEGDIFQANLSRHWSAALAPEATPTGLYARLRRANPAPFAGLALYGDAAIISSSPERLVSVTGRRVDTRPIAGTRPRGPDPARDAALIRELIENPKERAEHVMLLDMERNDLGRLAEPGSVRVDELMVVESYTHVHHIVSNVCARLREGTTPAQVIRAVFPGGTITGCPKVRCMQIIAELEQASREAYTGAMGWLNLDGDMDLNILIRTLVQKGRRLTFRAGAGIVADSVPERELEETRAKARGLARALGGDA; translated from the coding sequence ATGGGCGCGGCCCACATCTCCTACGACGTAGACTTCCTGGCCGCGTGCCGGCATGCGCCCGATCTTTTCCCGTTCCTGCTGGAGAGCGCTGCCCGTGGCGGCGCCCAGGGCCGTTACGATTTCCTGTTCGCCCGCCCCGATCCCGAGATGCTGGTGCTGCACGCGGACGGCCGTCTCACCGGTCCTCACGCGGAAGAGGCCGGCGGCGACTTCCTGACGGCGCTCGATGGCTGGTGGCGCACGGAACGCACGCGCGCGAAGGGTGCCGAGGGCAGCGCATTCCGCGGCGGCTTCTTCCTGTATCTCGGCTACGAGCTCGTGGGGCAGGTCGAGCAGAACCTCAGGCTTACGCCGGGCCGCGACCTGCCGGTGGCATTCGCCGCGCGCGCACCGGCAGCTCTGGTGCGGGATCACTTGGCCGGCACCGTGAATTGGGTGGCGGAGCCCGGCAGCGAAGCCCTGCTCGAGCGGTTGGCGGTGATCCTGGGGCAGGGGCCGGTGCCGGAGACCGCGGTACTGGCGGGCGGTCTCGCGGAAGAAGAGCCGGGGCGCTACCTGGACCAGGTGACGCGCGCGCGACGATATATATATGAAGGAGACATCTTCCAGGCGAACCTGAGCCGGCACTGGTCAGCGGCGCTGGCGCCGGAAGCGACGCCCACCGGCCTCTACGCCAGGCTGCGCCGCGCCAACCCGGCGCCCTTCGCAGGGCTTGCTCTCTATGGCGACGCGGCCATCATCAGTTCCTCGCCGGAGCGTCTCGTCAGCGTCACCGGACGGCGGGTGGATACCCGGCCCATCGCCGGCACCCGGCCGCGGGGCCCCGATCCGGCGCGTGATGCAGCCCTCATCCGCGAGCTCATCGAGAACCCCAAGGAGCGGGCCGAGCACGTGATGCTCCTGGACATGGAGCGCAACGACTTGGGAAGGCTGGCGGAACCGGGCAGCGTCAGGGTGGATGAGCTCATGGTGGTGGAGTCCTACACCCACGTGCACCACATCGTCTCCAACGTCTGCGCCCGGCTGCGCGAGGGCACCACCCCGGCGCAGGTCATCCGCGCGGTATTTCCGGGCGGCACCATCACCGGCTGTCCCAAGGTGCGTTGCATGCAGATCATCGCCGAACTGGAGCAGGCGAGCCGCGAGGCCTACACCGGCGCCATGGGCTGGCTGAACCTGGACGGCGACATGGACCTCAACATCCTCATCCGCACCTTGGTGCAGAAGGGACGCCGCCTCACGTTCCGCGCCGGCGCCGGCATCGTGGCGGACTCGGTGCCGGAACGGGAGCTGGAGGAGACGCGCGCCAAGGCCCGCGGCCTCGCCCGCGCCCTGGGAGGGGATGCATGA